The following are encoded together in the Kwoniella europaea PYCC6329 chromosome 1, complete sequence genome:
- a CDS encoding mitochondrial Rho GTPase 1, with protein MPRRDLVRIVLVGDDGVGKSSIITSLIKESFVNNVQHVVPEVTIPPEVTPENVTTSIVDTSSNPRSRAHLLSQLTRAHVICLVYSISEPSSFDRVAEYWLPLFRREGINIPVILVGNKIDLRGGQVTNQGLEDEISPIMREFKEVETVVECSALLPLNVSEVFYFAQKAVLHPTAPLYDSREHTLKPKCLEALKRIFRISDVDKDGLLNAVELNQFQQKCFSTPLQYQELEGILDLVRSYDPSAVLPGITELGFLYLHTIFIQQGRMETTWTVLRKFGYGEGLDLREDFLTPRFDVPYDCSVELSPLGNQFLTDIFESYDKDQDGALSQSELDELFSTSPGNPWSASGFPDSTITDDMGRVTLQGWLAQWSMTTLLDHRTTLNYLAYLGYSSTPSASTEPPLSTPTALYITRPRKQDRRQKKVTRSVFLCYVLGATGSGKTSLLRSFVNKGFRGHEDGSPGGYGYEPTTKVLSVVNSVEIEGQEKYLVLQEFGSKYESETLRNSKKLDMADVIIYVHDSSDTNSFSYISNLRQQYSLDHIPAIFVATKSDLDLAQQRHEVQPDSYCRRLGLPAPMAVSARLGPMTNLWVAITRVALNPTSSLARGPSSTMSPAQRVRMIASITLATTTFTAVVGIWMRYQGYTLRGIWGWIGRISGLGRGGQQ; from the exons ATGCCCCGACGTGATCTCGTGAGAATAGTATTGGtcggtgatg ATGGAGTAGGGAAATCATCAATAATAACGTCTTTGATCAAAGAATCATTCGTGAATAAT GTTCAACACGTCGTACCGGAAGTGACTATACCTCCAGAAGTCACTCCAGAGAACGTCACAACCTCCATAGTAGACACTTCAT CCAATCCCCGTTCCCGAGCACACCTTTTATCTCAACTCACGCGAGCGCATGTGATATGTCTGGTGTACAGTATATCCGAACCAAGTAGTTTTGATAGAGTAGCGGAGTATTGGTTACCCCTATTTAGGAGGGAAGGTATAAAT ATACCGGTCATATTAGTTGGGAATAAGATAGATCTGAGAGGTGGACAGGTGACGAATCAGGGAttagaagatgagatatcacCGATCATGAGGGAGTTCAAG GAAGTCGAAACTGTCGTAGAATGTTCAGCTTTGTTACCGTTGAACGTATCGGAAGTGTTCTACTTCGCTCAGAAAGCTGTACTGCATCCTACCGCCCCGCTGTACGACTCCAGGGAACAT ACACTAAAACCCAAATGCCTAGAAGCACTGAAACGTATATTCAGGATATCGGACGTAGATAAAGATGGGTTATTAAATGCCGTAGAATTGAATCAATTTCAG CAAAAATGCTTCTCCACGCCGTTGCAGTATCAAGAACTAGAAGGTATACTCGATCTCGTTCGATCATATGACCCATCAGCTGTACTGCCC GGTATAACGGAATTAGGTTTCTTGTATCTTCATACGATATTCATACAACAGGGGAGGATGGAAACTACTTGGACGGTGTTGAGGAAGTTTGGATATGGGGAGGGTTTGGATCTGAGAGAGGATTTCTTGACTCCAAG ATTCGATGTACCATACGATTGTTCCGTCGAACTATCACCTCTAGGCAATCAGTTCCTTACAGACATCTTCGAATCATATGACAAAGATCAGGATGGAGCTTTGTCTCAATCCGAATTAGATGAGCTGTTCTCGACTTCACCAGGTAATCCATGGTCGGCTAGTGGATTTCCAGATAGTACCATTACAGATGACATGGGCAGAGTAACGCTTCAAGGTTGGTTAGCACAATGGTCAATGACTACTTTACTAGATCATCGAACGACCCTCAACTATCTAGCCTATTTGGGATATTCCTCTACACCATCTGCATCTACCGAACCACCTCTGAGTACACCTACCGCATTGTATATCACTCGACCTAGAAAACAGGATCGGAGGCAGAAGAAAGTCACGAGATCGGTATTCCTATGTTATGTCCTGGGTGCGACTGGTTCAGGCAAGACGAGTCTACTAAGGTCGTTCGTGAATAAGGGATTCAGAGGGcatgaagatggatctccGGGagggtatgggtatgaacCGACGACGAAGGTCTTGAGTGTGGTGAATTCGGTGGAGATCGAGGGACAGGAGAAATATTTAGTG CTCCAGGAGTTCGGCTCAAAATACGAATCAGAGACGTTACGCAATTCCAAGAAATTAGATATGGCCGACGTGATAATATACGTCCATGATTCCAGCGATACCAATTCGTTTTCTTACATATCGAATTTaagg CAACAATATTCACTTGATCATATACCTGCGATTTTCGTTGCTACCAAATCGGATTTGGACCTGGCTCAACAGCGTCATGAGGTCCAACCTGATTCGTACTGTCGTCGATTAGGTTTACCGGCACCTATGGCCGTTAGTGCTAGGTTAGGCCCAATGACGAATCTCTGGGTAGCGATTACAAGAGTGGCTTTGAATCC AACATCATCGCTTGCTCGAGGTCCATCATCGACCATGTCCCCTGCCCAGAGGGTACGGATGATAGCGTCCATCACTCTGGCCACTACTACATTTACGGCTGTTGTAGGTATCTGGATGAGGTATCAGGGGTATACACTGAGAGGTATATGGGGTTGGATAGGGAGGATAAGTGGGTTGGGCAGAGGTGGTCAACAGTAG